CGACACATCCCGTCATCGCCGGGAACAGTCCCCAGCCCTTCACGTCATACACGGATATCACCTTCGCACTTCCCGTACAATCAACGGCAACGCTGCGCATCCACGACGCCCTCGGCCGTCTCGTCGCCACACTTGTCGACGACGTGCACGAGGCGGGCACACATCAGACGCGCTTCGACGCGCACGGACTGCCGGCCGGAGTATACACCGCGCGGCTCGAAACGCCTTCGGGCAGCGCGCAGCGAGTCATGCTCCTCGTGCGGTGAGTGGAGGAGGCGCAGGAATTATTCACAGGAGGAACGGAGGGAACGGAGACTTTTGCCTTTCTTCAGAGTGTCTCCCTTTCCTCCGTTCCTCCTGTTATAACACCAGATGCTTGGATCTACAATGATGCTCAGCACCTCACTGAATTGGAGCTCCCATGACGACAACGTGTCGCACCTTCACCTTCCTTTTGTTTCTGTTGGCATCGCAGGGTCGGCTTGTTGCACAGATCGTATGGGATGACCTCAACGGACCGCTCGGACCCATCCCTCCGTCCACGGTTCTATTTTACAACGACACCGTGCTAGTCGGAACCCTGCCGTCGGGTATGTATATGAGCACAGACAACGGTCGGCATTGGAAACACCTGGACCCGGACTCGAGTGATTTGACTCTGTGTTTTGGGAGGAGTCAGCGGGGCGACATCATCGCGATGCAGAAGCGGAAGCTGAAGCGATCAACCGACGGTGGTGCGACGTGGCAGGTCACAAAGATGGACGTGTATACGAGTACCGAACCTCGCTACAGTCACATTATCACACGCGCGGACGGGGAGATACTCGCATTCACTGAGATGCGCGTGTATTCCAGCACCGACAATGGAGGATCTTGGTCAACCCGCTCGAGTCAACGGGGGCTCCATCTCGATACTCTTACTGGAGGAGTACTGGTCAGGGCGGACGATATCGTCCGTGTGTCGTACGATGCGGGAAAAACCTGGTCCTCCCGCTCCAAACCCGCAGGCGGCAACATTGAGATGCTTCTGGCAACAGAGGCATCGGAACTCATTGCGGCGGTGGGTGGGGGTCTGCAACGCAGCACGGACACAGGCCGTACGTGGTCGGTGTATGGTACCACCATCCCATCCTTGATCGTCGATTTCATCCGCGACAGCAACGGACGAATCGTTGTCACCGCTGCGGGATTATACCGTTCCAACGACAGCGCCCGCACGTGGACCACGATTCCATCCTATTCGAAATGGTCCTTCTCCGATTTCATCACCCAGGCGACGGACACATCCTGGTATGCCGGGAATGGGAAGGGCCTTATACGGTGCATAACATCGCGTCCGACGTGGGATATAGCGTATCAGGATATGCGCCAGATCGCCCCCACGTTGGTGTATGTCGACAATGCGGGCGGGATCTATTGCGGTACTGAATCGCATGGAATCCAGTACACTCTTGATCGCGGCGTAACGTGGCGGAAAGGGGTACTGCCCAAGGACAGTTTGGATGTCGGCACACGATGTTTTCTCCAAGTGTCATCGGGAGAAATCCTGGCGGGAACGCGCACCTTTGGTCTGCTGAGGTCGGTGGATCGTGGTCAGCACTGGATGCGGAGCAGTGGAGGCACACTACCTGGTGATATTCTGGCCCTTGAACAGTTGCCGTCTGGTGTGGTCCTCGCCGGTTCGAACGTGGGTGTTCATGTATCGACGGACGCGGGCCTCACCTGGATTGCTTCGGCCACGGCGATTCAAGGATCGGTTCAATGTTTCGCTCGTGACGATCGCGGGGGCCGTGTCTATTGCGGATCTACCACAGGTGTGTT
This genomic stretch from Ignavibacteriota bacterium harbors:
- a CDS encoding T9SS type A sorting domain-containing protein, with the translated sequence THPVIAGNSPQPFTSYTDITFALPVQSTATLRIHDALGRLVATLVDDVHEAGTHQTRFDAHGLPAGVYTARLETPSGSAQRVMLLVR